One genomic region from Ammospiza caudacuta isolate bAmmCau1 chromosome 1, bAmmCau1.pri, whole genome shotgun sequence encodes:
- the RBM12B gene encoding RNA-binding protein 12B produces the protein MAVVIRLQGLPVVAGPPDIRRFFLGLNIPDGGVHIIGGEIGEAFIIFATDEDARRAMSCSGGFIKDSRIELFLSSKAEMQSTIEMSRKRFDRGGRETMSGSRRTGTNGSSASSIGDIPHLVTASPKGIRKPSYGPPNRLEAGFHTNGTRYGDMGMPKSNYQLRKDCHPFNPDDRYLFLRGIPYSATEMEVRAFLSGIRVDGVILIKHRNGLNNGDCLVRCATPSDALEGLKRHRQYMGQRFIEISPTTEERWMECGGRIDVPDEMDDFLCEDHSPRSSGYMHSRKHSRSRSPRRQRTHSRSSPSQEYYIHLRNLSFNVEKRDLRDFFPELDIHSKQIKILTDKHQKRTRDAFVVFRSERDYQAALECHRKVLLNRPVYIFPISRKSMLKIIDSCERKRSPDRDHLGQAISEKSYREGHSSPKNCVYVRNFPFDVSKIEVQKFFSRFDIDEDDIYLLYDEKGVGLGEALVKFKSEEQAMKAENLNRQTFLGTEVLIRLISQDQMQKFGVAASLSAPNEMHGHSHPYDRGDLSRPVGSPSGPPQGPPMHSFGPPGNFRHHSEFRHPPEDFMCPPKDFRGPPPLMDFGGDGEPFGRMEFGNNKMGNFPEGRFMPDPNFNGGSERVVPILLKNLPFKATPNEILDFFYGYRVIPESVSVQYNEQGLPSGDAIVAMTNYEEAMAAINELNDRPIGPRKVKLSLL, from the coding sequence ATGGCTGTAGTCATCCGTTTACAGGGGCTTCCTGTTGTTGCGGGTCCTCCAGATATTCGTCGTTTCTTCTTGGGATTGAATATTCCCGATGGAGGTGTGCATATTATTGGAGGAGAGATTGGGGAGGCTTTTATTATATTTGCCACAGATGAAGATGCACGGCGTGCCATGAGCTGTTCGGGAGGGTTTATCAAGGACTCGCGCATAGAGCTCTTTCTCAGCAGCAAGGCAGAGATGCAGAGTACCATAGAAATGAGCCGGAAACGATTTGACCGTGGGGGACGAGAAACTATGTCTGGCTCTAGAAGAACAGGTACTAATGGTTCTAGTGCATCAAGTATTGGAGATATACCACATTTAGTTACAGCTTCTCCAAAAGGAATAAGAAAGCCTAGTTACGGGCCACCAAATCGCCTGGAGGCTGGGTTCCATACCAACGGCACAAGATACGGTGATATGGGTATGCCTAAGTCAAACTATCAGTTGAGAAAGGATTGCCACCCGTTTAACCCGGATGATCGTTACCTGTTTCTGCGTGGTATACCTTACTCTGCAACAGAGATGGAAGTACGTGCTTTCCTTTCGGGGATTCGCGTGGATGGAGTGATTTTGATAAAGCACCGTAATGGTTTAAACAATGGTGATTGCTTGGTAAGATGTGCTACACCCAGTGATGCCTTAGAAGGACTTAAGCGTCACAGACAATACATGGGTCAGAGGTTTATAGAAATCAGTCCCACTACAGAAGAACGGTGGATGGAATGCGGTGGGCGGATAGACGTGCCAGATGAAATGGATGACTTTTTGTGTGAAGACCATTCTCCGAGAAGTTCGGGCTACATGCATTCAAGGAAGCATTCTCGTTCAAGATCACCAAGGAGACAAAGAACACATTCTCGTtcctctcccagccaggaataTTACATACACTTAAGAAATCTGTCTTTTAATGTGGAAAAGAGAGatttgagagatttttttcctgaattggATATACACAGCAAACAGATTAAGATTCTAACAGATAAGCATCAGAAAAGGACTAGAGATGCCTTTGTGGTGTTCAGGAGTGAGAGAGACTATCAGGCTGCTTTGGAATGTCATAGAAAGGTTCTTCTCAATCGTCCTGTGTACATTTTTCCAATTTCAAGAAAGTCAATGTTGAAAATAATTGACTCTTGTGAGAGGAAAAGATCACCGGACAGAGATCATCTTGGACAGGCCATATCAGAAAAAAGTTACCGGGAAGGTCATTCCAGCCCTAAGAATTGCGTTTATGTAAGGAATTTTCCGTTTGATGTGTCAAAAATTGAAGTGCAGAAGTTCTTTTCAAGATTTGATATTGACGAAGATGATATTTACTTGCTCTATGATGAAAAAGGAGTTGGACTGGGAGAAGCACTAGTGAAGTTTAAATCTGAAGAACAAGCtatgaaagcagaaaatttaAACCGCCAAACATTTTTGGGAACAGAAGTGTTAATAAGACTTATATCTCAAGATCAGATGCAGAAATTTGGTGTCGCTGCATCATTATCTGCACCAAATGAAATGCATGGTCATTCACATCCGTATGACAGAGGTGACCTCTCCCGTCCAGTTGGTTCACCATCTGGGCCACCACAAGGGCCACCCATGCATTCTTTTGGTCCCCCTGGGAACTTCAGGCATCATTCTGAATTCAGACATCCCCCGGAGGACTTCATGTGCCCTCCTAAGGATTTTAGGGGTCCACCACCCCTCATGGATTTTGGTGGTGACGGTGAACCTTTTGGCAGAATGGAGTTTGGGAAtaataaaatgggaaattttcCGGAAGGAAGATTTATGCCAGATCCAAATTTCAATGGTGGTTCTGAACGTGTTGTTCCTATTCTGTTGAAAAATTTACCTTTTAAGGCTACTCCTAATGAGATTCTGGATTTTTTCTATGGCTATAGAGTGATACCGGAGTCAGTTTCTGTGCAGTACAATGAACAAGGATTACCTTCTGGTGATGCCATTGTTGCTATGACAAACTATGAGGAAGCTATGGCTGCTATTAATGAACTGAATGATAGGCCCATTGGTCCACGGAAAGTTAAGTTGAGTTTGCTGTAA